The Firmicutes bacterium HGW-Firmicutes-1 genome includes a window with the following:
- a CDS encoding preprotein translocase subunit SecY — protein MFKTIRDAFKVPDLRSKLIFTLLMLFVIRMGAAIPIPGINADVLKDYFSQAGDLLGLFDAFSGGAFANMTLFAMGIIPYINASIIMNLLTIAIPALEEMQKEGEDGRKKIAKMTRYGTVVLALVQSLAISLGLRTIFNEYNVLSVVIAVSAMTAGTAFLMWIGERINEKGIGNGISLIIFVNIVSRFPSGAKALYNQAILGKYIQVLAMLLVFFGMIVLVVLIYLGERRISVQYAKKMQGRKSYGGQSTHIPLKVNMAGVIPVIFASSLLQFPQVITGFFTQTPAPWLDKTINFLNYNRSPFGAGLYFVLIILFAFFYTAIIFNPYEVANNMKKNGGFVPGIRPGKPTVDYLTNILNKIVLIGGILLGIVAISPIALSALTKVQIGFGGTSLIIVVGVCLETIKQIESQLVMRHYKGFLNS, from the coding sequence TTGTTCAAAACAATTCGTGATGCATTTAAAGTACCAGACTTAAGAAGTAAACTTATTTTCACTTTACTCATGTTATTTGTGATTAGAATGGGGGCTGCGATCCCTATTCCAGGAATAAATGCTGATGTATTAAAAGATTATTTCTCACAGGCTGGGGATTTACTTGGATTATTTGATGCTTTCTCTGGTGGAGCATTCGCTAACATGACATTATTTGCAATGGGTATTATTCCATATATCAATGCATCTATTATCATGAACCTTTTAACCATTGCAATTCCAGCACTTGAGGAAATGCAAAAAGAAGGTGAAGATGGACGTAAGAAGATCGCTAAGATGACTAGATATGGTACAGTTGTTCTTGCTCTAGTACAATCATTAGCAATTTCTCTTGGACTTAGAACCATTTTTAACGAATACAATGTTTTGTCAGTTGTAATCGCGGTATCTGCTATGACTGCTGGTACAGCATTTCTAATGTGGATAGGCGAAAGAATAAACGAAAAAGGTATCGGAAACGGTATATCATTAATCATTTTTGTTAATATAGTATCCAGATTTCCTTCAGGAGCAAAAGCTCTTTATAATCAAGCGATATTAGGTAAATATATTCAAGTACTTGCTATGTTGTTAGTATTTTTTGGTATGATCGTGTTGGTAGTTCTTATTTACTTAGGTGAAAGAAGGATTTCAGTACAATACGCTAAAAAGATGCAGGGAAGAAAGTCCTATGGTGGACAATCAACACACATTCCACTAAAGGTTAATATGGCTGGTGTTATTCCAGTAATATTTGCTTCTTCACTTTTACAATTTCCGCAAGTTATCACTGGGTTTTTTACTCAAACACCAGCACCATGGCTGGATAAAACGATTAATTTCTTGAATTATAATAGATCTCCATTTGGAGCAGGCCTATACTTCGTATTAATTATCTTATTTGCATTTTTCTATACTGCGATTATCTTTAATCCGTATGAAGTTGCAAATAACATGAAGAAGAATGGTGGTTTTGTTCCAGGTATTAGACCAGGTAAACCAACAGTTGACTATTTAACGAACATTTTAAACAAAATTGTCCTCATAGGAGGTATTTTGTTGGGAATCGTAGCTATATCTCCAATTGCTTTATCTGCTCTTACAAAGGTACAAATTGGATTTGGTGGTACTTCACTGATCATTGTTGTTGGTGTATGCTTAGAAACAATTAAGCAAATTGAATCTCAATTGGTAATGAGACATTACAAAGGATTTTTAAATTCATAA
- a CDS encoding adenylate kinase, which translates to MKLIMLGAPGAGKGTQAKYIAATYKIPHISTGDIFRANIKNDTELGKKAKEYMDLGLLVPDDLVVDLVADRLQQEDCINGFVLDGFPRTIPQAESLDSALSNMGAKMDYAIEVAVPDDDIVRRMSGRRACVGCGATYHIVNVPPKTENQCDTCGSGLILRDDDKEETVLKRLEVYHEQTQPLIDYYNNQGILISINGTLTVKDITDEIIKVLGA; encoded by the coding sequence ATGAAGTTAATTATGTTAGGGGCTCCTGGTGCAGGAAAAGGAACACAAGCAAAATATATTGCTGCAACCTATAAAATACCACATATATCTACGGGTGATATTTTTAGAGCAAACATTAAAAACGATACTGAACTTGGTAAAAAAGCAAAAGAATATATGGATCTTGGGTTATTAGTTCCAGATGATCTGGTTGTAGATTTAGTAGCAGATCGCCTTCAACAAGAGGACTGTATAAATGGATTTGTATTAGATGGTTTTCCAAGAACAATTCCGCAGGCTGAAAGTTTAGACAGTGCACTATCAAATATGGGAGCAAAAATGGATTATGCTATTGAAGTTGCTGTTCCTGATGATGATATCGTGCGAAGGATGTCAGGCAGAAGAGCTTGTGTTGGATGTGGTGCAACCTATCATATCGTCAACGTTCCACCAAAAACAGAAAACCAATGTGATACATGTGGTTCTGGACTAATCCTTAGGGATGACGATAAAGAAGAAACTGTTCTTAAGAGATTGGAAGTCTATCATGAACAAACCCAACCTTTGATTGATTACTATAACAATCAAGGTATATTAATCTCAATAAATGGAACTTTAACTGTTAAAGACATTACAGACGAGATTATTAAAGTTTTGGGGGCATAG
- the map gene encoding type I methionyl aminopeptidase, producing MSILIKNDQEIELMREAGKIVALTHQLIERNIKAGMKTLELDQIAEEFIRSKNAQPSFKGYNGYPASICVSINSEVVHGIPSKHRRIEEGDIVSIDIGAMYKGYHGDAARTHSIGRISEEATHLIKITEESFYEGIKMAKAGNHLHQISEAIQNYVENNGCSVVRDLVGHGIGKDMHEEPQIPNYKPIGRGPKLQKGMVLAIEPMVNAGRYEVRVLEDDWTVVTLDKSLSAHYENTILITEDGYELLTVV from the coding sequence ATGTCAATTCTTATTAAGAACGATCAAGAAATAGAACTCATGCGAGAAGCTGGAAAAATTGTTGCCTTAACACACCAATTAATTGAAAGAAATATAAAAGCAGGCATGAAAACCTTAGAATTAGATCAAATAGCAGAAGAATTCATTAGAAGTAAAAACGCTCAACCTTCTTTCAAAGGTTACAACGGCTATCCTGCATCAATATGCGTTTCTATTAATTCAGAAGTGGTTCATGGTATTCCAAGTAAACACAGACGAATTGAAGAAGGCGATATTGTTAGTATTGATATAGGAGCTATGTATAAGGGCTACCATGGAGATGCTGCAAGAACACATAGTATCGGAAGGATTTCTGAGGAAGCAACGCATTTGATTAAAATTACTGAGGAAAGCTTTTATGAAGGAATTAAAATGGCAAAGGCAGGCAATCATTTGCATCAAATATCCGAAGCAATTCAAAATTATGTTGAAAATAATGGATGCTCTGTTGTTAGAGATCTAGTTGGTCATGGCATTGGTAAAGATATGCATGAGGAACCGCAAATACCTAATTATAAACCTATAGGAAGAGGACCAAAGCTTCAAAAGGGCATGGTACTTGCAATAGAACCTATGGTGAATGCCGGTAGATACGAGGTTCGGGTACTTGAAGACGATTGGACTGTTGTGACATTAGATAAGTCATTATCGGCACACTATGAAAATACGATTCTGATTACAGAAGATGGTTACGAGCTTCTTACAGTAGTATAA
- a CDS encoding RNA-binding protein — MDKFQYGQIIKSKAGRDQDKIFVIIDIQDEYVYLVDGHFRRIENPKKKKLKHIQPMNIVIETIKHKIENEEKLTNADIRRELIVYQKGLDHRKEV, encoded by the coding sequence ATGGATAAATTTCAATACGGTCAAATTATTAAATCAAAGGCTGGAAGAGATCAAGATAAAATATTCGTAATAATAGATATTCAAGATGAATATGTATATTTGGTAGATGGACATTTTAGAAGGATTGAAAACCCAAAGAAAAAAAAGCTAAAACATATTCAGCCAATGAATATAGTAATCGAAACCATTAAACATAAAATTGAAAATGAAGAAAAGCTGACAAATGCCGATATTAGAAGAGAACTAATCGTATATCAAAAAGGCCTAGATCATCGTAAGGAGGTTTAA
- a CDS encoding translation initiation factor IF-1: MSKKDVIEVEGKVLEKLPNAMFQVELENGHTILAHISGKLRMHYIRILPGDKVTVEMSPYDLTKGRITWRDK; encoded by the coding sequence ATGTCAAAAAAAGATGTTATTGAAGTAGAAGGAAAAGTTCTTGAAAAACTACCTAATGCAATGTTTCAAGTAGAGCTAGAAAATGGACACACCATTTTAGCACATATTAGTGGAAAATTAAGAATGCATTATATAAGAATTCTGCCAGGTGATAAAGTCACAGTTGAAATGTCTCCTTATGATTTAACTAAAGGAAGAATAACTTGGCGTGATAAGTAA
- the rpmJ gene encoding 50S ribosomal protein L36, producing the protein MKVRASVKPICEKCKIIKRHGRIRVICDNPKHKQKQG; encoded by the coding sequence ATGAAAGTTAGAGCATCAGTAAAACCTATTTGTGAAAAATGTAAAATAATTAAGAGACATGGGAGAATTCGCGTTATCTGTGATAATCCTAAGCACAAACAAAAACAAGGTTGA
- a CDS encoding 30S ribosomal protein S13 has product MARISGVDLPREKRVEIGLTYIYGIGRVSSNRILTQAGISPDTRVRDLTDEEVAKIREIIDASQMVEGDLRREVALNIKRLMEIGCYRGIRHRRGLPVRGQKTKTNARTRKGPRKTVANKKK; this is encoded by the coding sequence ATGGCTCGTATTAGTGGTGTTGACTTACCAAGAGAAAAACGCGTTGAAATTGGTCTAACTTATATTTATGGAATTGGTAGAGTAAGTTCAAATAGAATTTTAACACAAGCTGGAATTAGTCCAGATACAAGAGTAAGAGATTTAACGGATGAAGAAGTAGCTAAAATACGTGAAATCATTGATGCTTCTCAAATGGTTGAAGGTGATTTAAGACGTGAAGTAGCGCTTAATATCAAACGTTTAATGGAAATTGGTTGTTATCGTGGAATCCGTCATAGAAGAGGTCTTCCAGTAAGAGGACAAAAAACTAAGACAAATGCAAGAACAAGAAAAGGCCCACGTAAAACAGTTGCTAACAAGAAGAAATAA
- a CDS encoding 30S ribosomal protein S11, whose amino-acid sequence MAKKVVKKVTKKRVKKHIERGQAHIKSTFNNTLVTLTDTEGNTLSWASAGGLGFRGSRKSTPYAAQMAADTAAKAAMIHGLKAVEVMVKGPGAGREAAIRALQAAGLDVTSIKDVTPVPHNGCRPPKRRRV is encoded by the coding sequence ATGGCAAAGAAAGTAGTTAAAAAAGTTACTAAAAAGCGCGTAAAGAAACATATCGAACGCGGACAAGCTCATATAAAATCAACATTTAACAATACGCTAGTTACACTAACCGATACAGAAGGCAATACGCTTTCATGGGCAAGTGCAGGTGGACTTGGTTTTAGAGGATCAAGAAAATCTACGCCTTATGCAGCTCAAATGGCTGCAGACACTGCGGCAAAAGCTGCTATGATTCATGGATTAAAAGCTGTAGAAGTTATGGTAAAAGGCCCTGGTGCTGGTAGAGAAGCTGCTATTAGAGCGCTACAAGCGGCAGGATTAGATGTAACAAGTATCAAGGATGTAACACCAGTACCACATAATGGATGTCGTCCACCAAAACGCAGAAGAGTGTAA